tttactgaaatttacctaacaaATCCTAACATCTAACATAATTCTCAAACCATTTATAATCCGACTACCTTAATTAATTTATACCTACCAAAATTAATTagacagcagacagaaacaattagagaaccagacagattaacaatagaaaactgggggccataaagataaaacaatagagaaatgagggtttcacaaccacaaccattgagaagtgatttcttgccagacaggatgctataaAACTAAGTTTTCGTTAACcatctttatctggtggtgatcgGCATTATCagggacaggactgtattcctaactgcccaataccaccttatttcaatgtgactagtttggaatgtgaggatgtgaccatatgcttcccagcttatggctgcctctagtgctcagccaaaggccttagcttaagaacagggcctcagtctgttacagtgagagaaggcccttacacaggcagacagtgattttgattcttttatacctctataactagctaaattataaacatatacctaaattctaaAAGTATAAGCCTTTACGGGGAGGCCTGCATACCTATATCCTAACAGTCAGGACTCAGCATTCATGTATCCTGCAGTCTGAACTTGGAATCTGATACATTCCCTCATTGGCTACCATCATTTGCGCAGCATGGAAGTGCTTCTTGTCCAACAAGGCAGCCAGACTGGGACCCATAGGCATGGAATGGCTCTGAAGGAATCAGCTGTTTCTCTATGTGCTTCATGAACCTTTGGATCCAAATGGTAAAGGACATTGTTACCAATTTAATCATGGCATCCTTTAGGACCATGATCAATAGTACTTAACTAGGGAGCAGCGTTCTAAAACTAGTTTACCTGGGCCACAGGTCACCATAGCTTCCATTTCTGGGGTGAAAATCAACCATGCGTACCTGCAATTTCTACCTGAGTTCTTGTCAAATCATTGACCTTACTTGGAATAATTTTACACTTCTCTGTTGTAGAATTCTTCACCAACCACACAACATATCAGTAGTGATAGTGAGTATAACTCCCCCAAATatgcccttttatttctttaatctgGTGGCACAGGTTTAAATTAGGGACTAAATTCAGGTGTGGCTTAGAATCCCTGTAAGACACCAAACGTCAGGTATCTATTAAAAATAGGTCTCTTTCTGCAGCTCTATCACATTCTACATGGATTTCATTTTCTACACATTTGCAGCATTTCCCAGGGgagagctgaacagaaatgtcacTTCCATTTTCCCCATCTCTACCTAGCTAGGGATTGCATTTCCCAAATAGGCATCATGCATCTGATTAGAAAGGAGATATCTTCAGCAGCGACCTCCTCCAGGGCCTGGGTCACAACTGCTTTGGGAGCCAAATGCATGGGTATTTTGCTTATTTACAAGGGAATCCTCTACCCAGCcctttagaaaaaatattgacCGAACCAACTGAACAACAGGGGGATTGGGATGGTGAATAAGGGAATCCCTCTGCCTTATCCTATCttcttctgttgttacagagggtGAAATGACAGTTTTCCCTATCCCTGCCCTGTTCCTGCTCTTTGTTATAgttcaatatattttaagtgagGAAAATGGTGGTAAAAATATCTGCTCTCCAACACAACCTGAAGCAACATCAGAGCAACTGGGAATGAAAGAATTTGTTCCTGAAGGGGAAACTTGATGTTTGCTTTGAAATGGGGGAACAGTAGAACCGTGATGCTCAGGGTTTGTTTAGACAAGGAAAAGAGATGGAGTTTAGGTCAGGTCAAGGGGAAAGCTAGTGCCAACCACTGCACAAGGGCTGCATCTGCACTACAACTATAATTGTCTTTTTACACCAAGATCACTCACTTGAGCTGCCAAAACGCCATGTACAGTCCTAGTGGATGTAGGGCACAGGTAGTTTTTTGCCTCAGTGTAGCTTGTTGGGATCAAACCTCTCTCCCCCATCTGGAGCTGATGAACATTGCTGGCTGGAGGGACACACACTCTTATGTCTCAAATGGAAAGGAGTTGATAGAAAAGATCACAGGACTGACCCCAAAGAAGGGTGAGCTGCAAAAGGCAGAAGCAGGCAACTcatctgggggagctgagagacCACGGTGAAGATGGCAGAAAGATCACTATATGGGAATTAAcaaatgtgaattaaaaaaaaaaatttggccgGCCTTAGTCAAGGCATTTATTACAGTTCTCTCCCATGTGGTGTTTCTGATGTTTAATAAGCcttgagctctgattgaagcttttcccacactcagagcatgtgtagagCCTCTCTCCTGAGTGGACTTGCCTATGTCTGATAAGGTGTGAGCTCCAAttgaagcatttcccacactcagagcacacataaggtttctcacctgtgtgAATTGTCCTATGTGTGATAAGGTGTGAGCTCCGATTaaagcgtttcccacactcagagcatccataaggtttctcacccgtgtggattctctgatgtgtgatcaGGGCAGAGCTtcgattgaagcttttcccgcactcagagcatgtgtagggcatctctccagtgtggattctctgatgtgtgctAAGGGTAgagctctgactgaagcttttcccgcactcagaacacgtgtagggtttctctcctgtgtggattctacgATGTATGCTAAGGTGTGCATAACAactaaaacttttcccacactcagagcacacGTAGGGTGtatctcctgtgtggattctctgatgtatgataaggtttgagctctgattgaagcttttcccacactcaaagcATGTGTAaggcctctctccactgtggattctctgatgtgagacaaggtttgagctctgattgaagcttttcccacactcagagcatgtgtagggtctctctccactgtggattctctgatgtgtgataagccttgagctccgattgaagcttttcccgcactcagagcatgtatagggtctctctccactgtggattctctgatgtgcgGTAAGCcttgagctctgattgaagcttttcccacactcagagcatgtgtagggcatctctccagtgtggattctctgatgtgcgATAAGCcttgagctctgattgaagcttttcccgcacgcAGAGCAcatgtagggtttctctcctgtgtggattctacgATGTATGCTAAGGTGCGAGTGACaactaaagcttttcccacactgagAGCACATGTAGGGTGTATCTCCTGTGTGCATTCTCTGATGTGTGAAAAGGTTCGAGCTCTGAgagaagcttttcccgcactcagagcacgtgtagggtttctctcctgtgtggattctctgatgtgtgataagGTGTGAGGGCCAACTAAAGCTTTTACCACACTCAGCGCAggtgtagggtctctctcctgtgtggattctctgatgtttcaCAAGGGCAGAACTCCCATcaaagcttttcccgcactcatgGCATGTGTAGCATGTCTCTTCCAAGTTGATTCTCTTGCGTGTAACAAGATCTGAGTGGCTActgaagttttcctctggccttTGCTGACTCTCACAGGCTTTTGCTTTTTCTTGGTGTGCACAATTCCAGGAATCATTCCCTTtggatcttcctgataacattCCATGGGATTCTACTtcctcagcatcttcctgctgggGTGTCTCCTCgttctcactcaccatcccaatgcctgatgggagaCAGAGAGAATCCAGACACAGATCACTCCCTGCACTGGACAGAAGGAAATCTCAGAGAGAAGAATGGGAAAAGGGATGAACAAACGAAAATATGTGTGGGACAGATCAAACCTATGAGGAGAGGATTTTCCCCAAACCCTTCCACataggagagagaggaagggatcagttctgggtccgcaTCTCACCAGAACTCTCATGGGAAAGCGAGACTGGGGAGGGACCTGCTGCCAGTTGTCAGTCAGGGTAGGTGGGAAGCCATGAGTGACATCTGCCTAATGATTCCacatctgcagggaacaatcctgaacttggAGAGCTCACAAGGTCTTTGTAGTGCATCCCAAATGTTTCCTGTATTCACAGACAGTTTTTGAGTTGATTTAACCAATTCCTCACCTGTGCACGCAGCTCTCAGGAGCACTTCTTTCTCAGAGCAGTGGAGGCCTGGGACCCATGGGTCTTTCCCTTCTTCCAGCTGCAAAATCTGatcaggtttggaaactggaaaaCCTGCTCAaagcaaagaaaacaagggaggtTAGTGGAACTTGTGGGATACTTGTCACAAGGAATATTTCATGGTTTTAACCCGAGCTCATTTTTAAGTAAGGCCATCTTCCTTGGCCTCATTTTAAGGCCATCTTCCTTGGCTCAAAGTGTCAGGagaattattggtttcagagcagcagccgtgttagtatgtatccgcaaaaagaaaacgaggacttgtggcaccttagagactcacaaatttattattattataaatcatattcattaccttagtgcctaaggaccaactTAACAGTCGGTTGTGCTTGGCACAGTACAAACCCAGAATAGTAGATGGCCCATTCCAGGAAGaatttaccatctaaatagaaaaggcagacacagaatgggggaaggggtagaacctACCAGCAGAGTGAACTATGTGAAGGCAGAGTGACAGATCTGATGAACACAAGCATACATCTTGAGACTATTGTACTTTATTTATGACTAGGGCCAGTGTTTTCTGGAAATTACTGCTATTACTGCATTTTTTTCCCAGACATTACTCTTCATTTCTGGAATCACCCTTCATCTCCAGAATTGCTGAACAGAGGGTGGGGGCATGCAAGGTCACaaccccccagatttctgcctggAGACACCTGACTCCCACCCCCCGGGGCAGAGGGCAGAGGCTGCGGGCTGGCTGCTGTTGAGACTTGCTGCCAATTTCTTCCATCCTCATACAAGTCTAGGCTCAGCAAAACCACAGTGAAGTTTCCCCTGGGCAGGCGGGGCACTTCGCAGTGGGATGCCTGGCTCCCTAATCATACTGTGGAGTGGACGGCACTCGCACCTCCTCTTGGTTGTGTCCACAGCACTTCTCCCCTGCTCATCTCCCCTGCACATATCTGGTTCATGCCCCACCTCCCCAGCACACAGCTTGCTCTAGGCTCTCTATGCCCAGTGTCtgggccccccttcccccatacagctggctcctgctgcctcccccaaaTGCACTTTCATGCTGTAAAGGATTATATATTGCTCATGTTTATCAATTACTCTGTTTTCATTGTCAGCAAACACTGGCCCTAGCTAAGACTGCTATCTCTATATTTGAGCTGGTCCTTGAAAGCATGAATACTTCACAGACTATGATGCTGAGATGGGTCAGATGATACTGGGATGGGCTCAGGGATGGGTTTCTGTTCAAGCTGGTGTCACTAAGGCGTGATGAATACCCCATCTCAAGGTTAGTTATGCAGATCTCCAGCTTTTGAAGCTTTGCCCTATGCAGAAAGGGGCAGTGACGGATTTAACCTCTTTCAGGAGACTGAAGAGACAGACTGACTTTTTGGGGAGAAACAGCTGTGTTTGAGCTGACTGAGGGGTGTCTTTTTGGGCTACAAACTGACATGACCTGATAACCAAGAGGTAACCCTTTAAGAAAGGTTTTAATACACTTTGGAACCGATCAGGGATTCCCAAGAGAACTGTTGAGGGGGTAATGGTAAATACGCATTTAGATGCTTTTCTTCTTTTATATCTTTTCCCCATAAAGCTTAACCTCTGGCCCACTGTCATGGATCCGTAGGATCTGTGCAATATCCTGGCCTTTAAACAGTCCTTGGGAGGTGCCCCTTGAGTGCACTAGACCCCCAAGGGGTCCCACTCTTCCATAAGGATAGACCATATAGCTTGAACACCTgagactgagggcatgtctacacttacctctggagcgaccaatccagcgggggtcgatttattgcatctcgtgaagacacaataaatcaaacaccaaatgctctccagttgactccggtactccaccggcaTGAGAAGTgtaggcagagtcgatgggggagtggcagcagttgactTACCGCAGcgaagacactgcggtaagtagctctaagtacattgacttcagctatgctattttcatagctgaagGTGTGTAACTCAGACTGATTTAGCTTCCcccagcatagaccaggcctgagcctttttaaggggcttattccttcactcacttacttccctgatccttcctgcatgaacagagagcaataatacccgaagtccaaaggtgcaaacaattcaatgttgattggggtgaacttccagcaagcatgattccagtttccttccttagtgtcgcccttcccagctctgacaccacaaagccttatagctgtgtccctgttcccattcctgcccttagccaaacatggactataaggtggatagaaagttggctagattgtcaggctcaatgggtagtgatcaacggctccatgtctagttggcagccggtgtcaagcggagtgccccaacggtcgctcctcgggccggttttgttcaatatcttcattaatgatctggaggggattgggccaaaagaaatctgaggaggttcaacaaggacaagtgcagagtcctgcacttaggacggaagaatcccatgcaccgctacagactagggaccgaatggctaggcagcagttctgcagaaaaggacctaagggttacagtggacaagaagctggatatgagtcaacagtgtgcccttgttgccaagaaggccaatggcattttgggctgtataagcaggggcattgccaggagatcgagggatgtgaccattcccctctattcgacattggtgaggcatcatctggagtactgtgtccagttttgggccccacactacaagaaggatgtggaaaaatgggaaagagtccagcggagggcaacaaaaatgattaggggactggaacacatgacttatgaggagaggctgagagaactaggattgtttagtctgcggaagagaagaatcatagaatcatagaatatcagggttggaagggaccccagaaggtcatctagtccaaccccctgctcgaagcaggaccaattcccagttaaatcatcccagccagggctttgtcaagcctgaccttaaaaacctctaaggaaggagattctaccacctccctaggtaacacattccagtgtttcaccaccctcctagtgaaaaagtttttcctaatatccaatctaaacctcccccactgcaacttgagaccattactccttgtcctgtcatctgctaccattgagaacagtctagagccatcctctttggaaccccctttcaggtagttgaaagcagctatcaaatcccccctcattcttctcttctgcagactaaacaatcccagctccctcagcctctcctcataagtcatgtgttctagacccctaatcatttttgttgcccttcgctggactctctccaatttatccacatccttcttgtagtgtggggtccaaaactggacacagtactccagatgaggcctcaccaatgtcgaatagagggggacgatcacgtccctcgatctgctcgctatgcccctacttatacatcccaaaatgccattggccttcttggcaacaagggcacactgctgactcatatccagcttctcatccactgtcacccctaggtccttttccacagaactgctgcctagccattcggcccctagtctgtagcggtgcattggattcttccgtcctaagtgcaggaccctgcacttatccttattgaacctcatcagatttcttttggcccaatcctccaatttgtctaggtccttctgtatcctatccctcccctccagcgtatctaccactcctcccagtttagtagaatgaggggggatttgatagctgttttgaactacctgaaagggggtcccaaagaggatggatctagactgttctcagtggtagcagatgacagaacaaggagtaatggtctcaagttgaagtgggggaggtttaggttggatattaggaaaaactatttcactaggagggtggtgaagcactggaatgggttacctcgggaggtggtgaaatctccctccttagcggtttttaaggcccagcttgacaaaaccctggctgggatgatttagttagggattggtcctgctttgagcagggggttggactagacacctcctgaggtcccttccaaccctgatagtctatgattctatgattccaatttcccccccc
This genomic window from Eretmochelys imbricata isolate rEreImb1 chromosome 28, rEreImb1.hap1, whole genome shotgun sequence contains:
- the LOC144258287 gene encoding uncharacterized protein LOC144258287 produces the protein MRTRTSGGGFPVSKPDQILQLEEGKDPWVPGLHCSEKEVLLRAACTGIGMVSENEETPQQEDAEEVESHGMLSGRSKGNDSWNCAHQEKAKACESQQRPEENFSSHSDLVTRKRINLEETCYTCHECGKSFDGSSALVKHQRIHTGERPYTCAECGKSFSWPSHLITHQRIHTGEKPYTCSECGKSFSQSSNLFTHQRMHTGDTPYMCSQCGKSFSCHSHLSIHRRIHTGEKPYMCSACGKSFNQSSRLIAHQRIHTGEMPYTCSECGKSFNQSSRLTAHQRIHSGERPYTCSECGKSFNRSSRLITHQRIHSGERPYTCSECGKSFNQSSNLVSHQRIHSGERPYTCFECGKSFNQSSNLIIHQRIHTGDTPYVCSECGKSFSCYAHLSIHRRIHTGEKPYTCSECGKSFSQSSTLSTHQRIHTGEMPYTCSECGKSFNRSSALITHQRIHTGEKPYGCSECGKRFNRSSHLITHRTIHTGEKPYVCSECGKCFNWSSHLIRHRQVHSGERLYTCSECGKSFNQSSRLIKHQKHHMGENCNKCLD